In a single window of the Drosophila albomicans strain 15112-1751.03 chromosome 3, ASM965048v2, whole genome shotgun sequence genome:
- the LOC127565606 gene encoding uncharacterized protein LOC127565606 isoform X1 codes for MVNDSHRLHSRQVVGGFLDAEANGLLEEQQPPPQMPGVVDTEKEQKGQAIMEALLNLFTTKGNAVGRVTGATANSFQENQQPPPQMPVVVDTEKEQKGQAIMDALLTMFTTKVNEEEIKKDDSLSPEQLPTPTSPH; via the exons ATGGTTAATG ATTCACATCGCTTACACAGTCGTCAAGTGGTCGGCGGTTTCCTTGACGCAGAAGCGAATGGTTTACTGGAGGAACAACAGCCACCTCCACA AATGCCCGGTGTCGTGGACACGGAGAAGGAGCAAAAGGGTCAGGCCATCATGGAAGCTTTGCTGAACTTGTTTACCACCAAAGGGAATGCGGTCGGCAGAGTCACTGGCGCAACAGCAAATAGTTTTCAGGAGAATCAACAGCCACCACCACA AATGCCCGTTGTCGTGGACACAGAGAAGGAGCAAAAGGGTCAGGCCATCATGGACGCTTTGCTGACCATGTTTACCACCAAAGTGAATGAGGAGGAGATCAAGAAGGACGACTCATTGAGCCCCGAGCAATTGCCCACACCCACATCCCCACATTGA
- the LOC117567518 gene encoding phospholipid scramblase 2 produces the protein MMQMKEYKEVPQDAPPAAPGDNSKSPEPWMSIPVGSNCPQGLEYLTVLDQLLVSQKIEKLELLTGFEAANRFKVKNSLGQNVYSAYEESNCCTRNCLGPARPFEMKILDNFQNEVFHLTRPFRCDALCCFPSCLNILEVSAPPGQVIGTVEQECTFLRPKFVIKNTFGDVVLRIEGPLCPWKCFSDTNMKVFSVNNEQIGKITKQWSGLGRELFTDADYFSVTFPLSLDVRMKALLLAAVFLIDIMYYEH, from the exons atgaTGCAGATGAAAGAATACAAGGAAGTGCCGCAAGACGCGCCACCTGCCGCACCTGGCGATAATAGTAAAAGCCCTG AGCCATGGATGAGCATTCCAGTGGGAAGCAACTGTCCCCAAGGCCTTGAGTACTTGACGGTGCTTGACCAGTTGTTGGTCTCGCAGAAAATCGAGAAACTGGAGCTACTCACTGGCTTTGAGGCAGCGAATCGCTTTAAGGTGAAGAACTCTTTGGGACAGAATGTCTACTCCGCGTACGAAGAGAGCAATTGCTGCACTCGCAACTGCTTGGGCCCAGCTCGTCCATTTGAGATGAAGATCTTGGATAATTTCCAAAACGAAGTGTTTCATCTGACCCGTCCATTTCGCTGCGATGCCTTGTGCTGTTTCCCCAGCTGCTTGAATATCTTGGAAGTATCAGCACCACCAGGTCAAGTGATTGGCACTGTGGAGCAGGAGTGCACATTCCTTAGGCCCAAGTTTGTGATCAAGAATACGTTCGGCGATGTTGTGCTCAGAATTGAAGGTCCCTTATGCCCTTGGAAATGCTTCAGTGATACCAACATGAAG GTATTCAGCGTAAACAACGAACAAATTGGCAAGATAACCAAACAATGGTCCGGACTTGGACGCGAACTGTTTACCGATGCCGATTACTTTAGCGTCACATTTCCCCTCAGTCTGGATGTGCGCATGAAGGCGCTGCTCTTAGCCGCCGTGTTCTTAATC GACATTATGTATTACGAGCATTAG
- the LOC117567512 gene encoding 85/88 kDa calcium-independent phospholipase A2 isoform X2 yields the protein MFNVLQRLLGGDVPPNKVVEIKSESLGTLQVLARDDSMVLFAPPFNSNDKRAVYEIILQRPTSDSNTTSFSLFRSPVQSDAEEKFNTFMQRLPVFVGIVKEYYNVNGLQKVCDALSENPSWTLAHLVAYFNLLEYISNPKVVQCIDVADHTTLMSPFQLAIKQGHIEMVKVLLPFSKMEHLDINSNSVFHYAASTTKEIINLLTDNNIVNLNHLNSDGYTPLHLACVTDKPDNVKALLLAGADVNLNAKNISKLYKTSTPTSVASFLRTNASKLYTQDMKYGGTPLHWCSSRETLHALIMEGCDVNATNFDGRTALHVMVARNRFECVVTLLAHDADIDVLDTEGNAALHIAIEKKLVPIVQCLVVFGCDINLKNKDGKTPRHMVGNDASGNKEDEILYILHSVGAKRCSNSSSKCPPGCNAKGTYNGIPPEAPESVEQREHIENMLATTSRQVVSGFLGAAANGLLDKQQPPPQMPVVVDTEKEQKGQSIMDALLGMFTTKVNAEEIKKDNSSGSLASATATPPSGAASPEQLPSPTSPIAAEVGDKPYGRGRLLCLDGGGIRGLVLVQMLLEVEKLSRTPIIHMFDWIAGTSTGGILALGLGCGKTMRQCMGLYLRMKEQCFVGSRPYNSEYFEAILKDNLGEFNVMTDIKHPKIMVTGVMADRKPVDLHLFRNYTSASDILGIVTSISNRRIPPPQPEEQLVWRAARATGAAPSYFRAFGRFLDGGLIANNPTLDAMTEIHEYNMALRSAGRESEAVPVSVVVSLGTGHIPVTELKDIDVFRPESIWDTAKLAYGISTIGNLLVDQATCSDGRVVDRARAWCSTIGIPYYRFNPQLSEDIAMDEKDDQKLINMLWHTKAYMHNNRNKIIEMINFLK from the exons ATGTTTAATG TTCTACAGCGCCTGCTGGGCGGCGATGTGCCACCAAATAAAGTTGTCGAGATCAAGAGCGAATCCCTGGGCACACTTCAGGTGCTCGCTCGCGATGATTCCATGGTCCTGTTTGCTCCACCCTTCAACAGTAATGACAAGCGTGCCGTCTATGAGATCATACTGCAACGTCCCACCTCCGATTCAAATACCACATCCTTCAGTCTGTTTCGTTCGCCAGTTCAATCGGATGCCGAAGAGAAATTCAATACGTTCATGCAGCGGCTGCCCGTCTTTGTGGGCATCGTCAAGGAG TATTATAATGTGAATGGCTTGCAAAAGGTTTGTGATGCACTCTCGGAGAATCCCTCCTGGACGCTGGCCCATCTTGTTGCCTACTTCAATCTGCTGGAATACATCAGCAATCCGAAAGTGGTGCAGTGCATTGATGTGGCGGATCACACGACACTCATGTCGCCATTTCAATTGGCCATCAAGCAGGGACACATTGAGATGGTCAAAGTGCTGCTGCCGTTCAGCAAAATGGAACACTTGGATATCAACAGCAACTCGGTGTTTCACTATGCAGCCAGCACAACCAAAGAGATCATTAAT CTGCTCACCGACAATAATATCGTTAACCTGAACCACCTCAATTCGGATGGCTACACGCCGCTGCACCTGGCATGCGTCACCGACAAGCCGGATAATGTGAAGGCGCTGCTGCTAGCCGGCGCCGATGTCAATCTGAATGCCAAGAACATTAGTAAACTGTATAAAACATCGACGCCCACATCGGTGGCCTCCTTCTTGCGCACCAATGCCAGCAAACTCTACACGCAGGATATGAAGTACGGTGGCACACCGTTGCATTGGTGCTCCTCCCGGGAAACGTTGCATGCGCTAATCATGGAAGGTTGCGATGTCAATGCCACCAACTTTGATGGACGCACTGCATTGCATGTGATGGTGGCACGCAATCGTTTCGAGTGCGTCGTCACGTTGCTCGCCCACGATGCGGATATTGATGTGCTGGACACGGAAGGCAATGCTGCGTTGCATATTGCCATTGAGAAGAAACTGGTGCCAATTGTGCAGTGTCTTGTGGTCTTTGGCTGTGACATTAATCTGAAGAACAAAGATGGCAAAACACCTCGTCACATGGTAGGCAACGATGCCAGTGGCAATAAAGAGGATGAAATATTGTACATATTGCATTCGGTGGGTGCCAAACGCTGCTCGAACAGCAGCTCCAAATGTCCGCCTGGCTGCAATGCGAAGGGCACCTACAATGGCATACCGCCGGAGGCGCCCGAATCTGTGGAACAGCGTGAGCACATTGAAAACATGTTGGCGACAACCAGTCGTCAAGTGGTCAGCGGTTTCCTCGGCGCAGCAGCGAATGGTTTACTGGACAAGCAACAGCCACCACCACA AATGCCCGTTGTCGTGGACACGGAGAAGGAGCAAAAGGGTCAGAGCATCATGGACGCTTTGCTGGGCATGTTTACCACCAAAGTGAATGCAGAGGAAATCAAGAAGGACAACTCATCGGGCAGTTTAGCCAGTGCCACAGCGACGCCACCCTCTGGCGCTGCCAGCCCCGAACAATTGCCCTCGCCCACATCACCAATAGCCGCCGAGGTGGGCGACAAGCCCTATGGTCGTGGTCGTCTGCTGTGCTTGGATGGCGGCGGCATACGTGGCCTGGTCTTGGTGCAAATGCTGCTCGAGGTGGAGAAACTCTCGCGCACGCCCATCATCCATATGTTTGACTGGATTGCCGGCACCAGCACTGGAGGCATCTTGGCCTTGGGACTTGGTTGCGGCAAGACGATGCGGCAGTGCATGGGATTGTATTTGCGCATGAAGGAGCAATGCTTTGTGGGCTCGCGTCCCTACAATAGCGAATACTTTGAGGCGATACTTAAAGATAATCTCGGCGAGTTCAATGTGATGACGGACATTAAACATCCCAAGATCATGGTCACTGGCGTCATGGCCGATCGCAAACCCGTCGATCTCCATCTGTTTCGCAATTACACGAGTGCCAGCGACATTCTGGGCATTGTGACTTCCATAA GCAACCGTCGCATACCGCCACCACAACCAGAGGAGCAGCTGGTGTGGCGAGCTGCACGTGCCACGGGAGCAGCTCCCTCGTATTTCCGTGCATTTGGTCGGTTCCTGGATGGCGGTTTGATTGCCAACAATCCCACGCTGGATGCCATGACTGAAATACATGAATATAATATGGCCCTGCGTAGTGCAGGTCGCGAATCGGAAGCTGTGCCCGTTTCCGTGGTGGTTTCATTGGGCACCGGTCATATACCGGTGACCGAACTCAAGGACATCGATGTGTTCCGGCCAGAGAGTATCTGGGATACCGCCAAGTTGGCCTACGGCATTTCAACTATTG GCAATCTACTTGTGGATCAAGCCACCTGCTCCGATGGTCGTGTCGTGGATCGTGCACGCGCCTGGTGCAGCACCATTGGCATCCCGTACTATCGTTTCAATCCTCAGCTGAGCGAGGACATTGCCATGGACGAGAAGGACGATCAGAAGCTGATCAATATGCTGTGGCACACCAAGGCGTATATGCACAATAATCGCAACAAAATCATCGAGATGATTAATTTCCTGAAATAG
- the LOC117567515 gene encoding ankyrin repeat domain-containing protein 54, giving the protein MSNERVDTGNDEVPMPVAVQEQEQAEMEPSISMSMPTMPVSKGIMITPPPPVMPPTPTSSPNTHGEWPNLNPNANPFQLSRDRSGTGEREHFALPHLPPLPLNVDYLPSLIHPSTLPSSSKSFKMRPRMKRLMYCSYNNILTESNNRKLRTAASTCNIELLNRILESGGNPNAADEYNRSPLHLAACRGYIPIVQQLLKFGANPNVIDSLGNTPLHLAVISASSNNFNVVVRVLLQGGASVHMFDRSGKSPLELAEAKLRLLRNRYDHPTPETAKILEDMCMLTTLILRYMVKQQRELEDLSALEKRLQNLSTSDDQEQVVSQTADELLASVERLSINNK; this is encoded by the coding sequence ATGTCCAATGAGCGTGTGGACACGGGCAACGACGAAGTGCCAATGCCAGTGGCAGTACAAGAACAAGAGCAGGCTGAAATGGAGCCCAGCATATCCATGTCCATGCCCACGATGCCTGTGTCGAAGGGCATTATGATAACGCCACCGCCACCAGTGATGCCCCCAACGCCGACATCGTCGCCCAACACACACGGCGAATGGCCCAATCTGAATCCCAATGCCAATCCATTCCAGCTGAGCAGAGATCGCAGCGGAACGGGGGAACGGGAACACTTTGCATTGCCGCATCTGCCGCCGTTGCCACTTAACGTTGACTATCTGCCGAGCCTAATACATCCCAGCACCCTGCCATCGAGCAGCAAGAGCTTCAAGATGCGTCCGCGCATGAAGCGTCTGATGTACTGCAGTTACAATAACATCCTAACCGAGTCCAATAATCGCAAATTGCGCACCGCCGCCTCCACCTGCAATATTGAGCTGCTCAATCGCATACTGGAATCGGGCGGCAATCCCAATGCCGCCGATGAATACAATCGCAGTCCATTGCATTTGGCTGCATGTCGTGGCTATATACCCATTGTGCAACAGCTGCTCAAATTTGGAGCCAATCCCAATGTGATTGACTCGCTGGGCAATACACCGCTCCACCTGGCGGTTATTTCGGCCAGCTCCAATAACTTCAATGTGGTTGTGCGTGTGCTCCTGCAAGGTGGCGCCAGTGTGCACATGTTTGACCGCAGCGGCAAGTCGCCATTGGAGTTGGCCGAGGCGAAATTGCGACTGCTGCGCAATCGCTACGATCATCCCACACCTGAGACCGCCAAGATCCTTGAGGATATGTGTATGCTAACCACTCTCATATTGCGCTACATGGTAAAGCAGCAGCGAGAGCTGGAGGATCTATCAGCGCTGGAGAAGCGACTGCAGAACCTGAGCACCAGTGATGATCAAGAGCAGGTGGTGTCCCAGACGGCTGACGAGCTGCTCGCCAGTGTCGAGCGTTTATCCATCAACAACAAGTAG
- the LOC127565606 gene encoding uncharacterized protein LOC127565606 isoform X2 — MVNDSHRLHSRQVVGGFLDAEANGLLEEQQPPPQMPVVVDTEKEQKGQAIMDALLTMFTTKVNEEEIKKDDSLSPEQLPTPTSPH, encoded by the exons ATGGTTAATG ATTCACATCGCTTACACAGTCGTCAAGTGGTCGGCGGTTTCCTTGACGCAGAAGCGAATGGTTTACTGGAGGAACAACAGCCACCTCCACA AATGCCCGTTGTCGTGGACACAGAGAAGGAGCAAAAGGGTCAGGCCATCATGGACGCTTTGCTGACCATGTTTACCACCAAAGTGAATGAGGAGGAGATCAAGAAGGACGACTCATTGAGCCCCGAGCAATTGCCCACACCCACATCCCCACATTGA
- the LOC117567519 gene encoding peroxiredoxin-2, with protein sequence MNNNNKGCLALMLLLAAATTIKADENESCYSFAGGSVYPAGDPKGDHQLQYTKAVISKPAPPFEGTAVVNKEIVQLSLSQYLGKYVVLLFYPLDFTFVCPTEIIAFSDRIAEFRKINTEVIAASVDSHFTHLAWINTPRKEGGLGSVKIPLLSDLTHKISKDYGVYLEASGHALRGLFIIDQRGVLRQITMNDLPVGRSVDETIRLVQAFQYTDTHGEVCPAGWKPGADTIVPNPEEKTKYFAKNN encoded by the exons atgaacaacaacaacaaaggctgCTTAGCCCTCATGCTGCTtctggcagcagcaacaacaatcaaggCCGATGAAAATGAATCCTGCTATTCGTTTGCTGGTGGTTCCGTTTATCCCGCTGGCGATCCCAAGGGCGATCATCAATTGCAGTACACGAAAGCAGTTA tttCGAAGCCAGCTCCTCCATTCGAGGGCACCGCTGTTGTCAACAAAGAAATTGTTCAACTATCGCTCTCTCAATATCTGGGTAAATACGTCGTACTGCTTTTCTACCCGCTGGATTT CACATTCGTTTGCCCGACCGAAATTATCGCATTCTCCGATCGCATTGCTGAGTTCCGTAAGATCAACACTGAGGTGATTGCGGCTAGCGTTGATTCCCACTTCACACACTTGGCCTGGATCAATACACCACGTAAGGAAGGCGGCTTGGGCAGTGTTAAGATTCCACTGTTGTCCGATTTGACGCACAAGATTAGCAAGGACTATGGAGTTTATCTGGAGGCTAGTGGCCATGCGTTGCGTGGTCTCTTCATCATTGATCAGCGAGGCGTGTTGCGTCAGATCACCATGAACGATCTGCCCGTGGGTCGCTCGGTGGATGAGACTATTCGTTTGGTTCAGGCCTTCCAGTACACTGATACCCATGGTGAAGTGTGTCCAGCTGGCTGGAAACCAGGCGCAGATACG ATTGTGCCCAATCCGGAGGAGAAGACCAAGTACTTTGCCAAGAACAATTAA
- the LOC117567512 gene encoding 85/88 kDa calcium-independent phospholipase A2 isoform X1 produces MSWLAFGAFASGFVLQRLLGGDVPPNKVVEIKSESLGTLQVLARDDSMVLFAPPFNSNDKRAVYEIILQRPTSDSNTTSFSLFRSPVQSDAEEKFNTFMQRLPVFVGIVKEYYNVNGLQKVCDALSENPSWTLAHLVAYFNLLEYISNPKVVQCIDVADHTTLMSPFQLAIKQGHIEMVKVLLPFSKMEHLDINSNSVFHYAASTTKEIINLLTDNNIVNLNHLNSDGYTPLHLACVTDKPDNVKALLLAGADVNLNAKNISKLYKTSTPTSVASFLRTNASKLYTQDMKYGGTPLHWCSSRETLHALIMEGCDVNATNFDGRTALHVMVARNRFECVVTLLAHDADIDVLDTEGNAALHIAIEKKLVPIVQCLVVFGCDINLKNKDGKTPRHMVGNDASGNKEDEILYILHSVGAKRCSNSSSKCPPGCNAKGTYNGIPPEAPESVEQREHIENMLATTSRQVVSGFLGAAANGLLDKQQPPPQMPVVVDTEKEQKGQSIMDALLGMFTTKVNAEEIKKDNSSGSLASATATPPSGAASPEQLPSPTSPIAAEVGDKPYGRGRLLCLDGGGIRGLVLVQMLLEVEKLSRTPIIHMFDWIAGTSTGGILALGLGCGKTMRQCMGLYLRMKEQCFVGSRPYNSEYFEAILKDNLGEFNVMTDIKHPKIMVTGVMADRKPVDLHLFRNYTSASDILGIVTSISNRRIPPPQPEEQLVWRAARATGAAPSYFRAFGRFLDGGLIANNPTLDAMTEIHEYNMALRSAGRESEAVPVSVVVSLGTGHIPVTELKDIDVFRPESIWDTAKLAYGISTIGNLLVDQATCSDGRVVDRARAWCSTIGIPYYRFNPQLSEDIAMDEKDDQKLINMLWHTKAYMHNNRNKIIEMINFLK; encoded by the exons ATGTCGTGGTTGGCCTTTGGAGCTTTCGCTTCCGGCTTCG TTCTACAGCGCCTGCTGGGCGGCGATGTGCCACCAAATAAAGTTGTCGAGATCAAGAGCGAATCCCTGGGCACACTTCAGGTGCTCGCTCGCGATGATTCCATGGTCCTGTTTGCTCCACCCTTCAACAGTAATGACAAGCGTGCCGTCTATGAGATCATACTGCAACGTCCCACCTCCGATTCAAATACCACATCCTTCAGTCTGTTTCGTTCGCCAGTTCAATCGGATGCCGAAGAGAAATTCAATACGTTCATGCAGCGGCTGCCCGTCTTTGTGGGCATCGTCAAGGAG TATTATAATGTGAATGGCTTGCAAAAGGTTTGTGATGCACTCTCGGAGAATCCCTCCTGGACGCTGGCCCATCTTGTTGCCTACTTCAATCTGCTGGAATACATCAGCAATCCGAAAGTGGTGCAGTGCATTGATGTGGCGGATCACACGACACTCATGTCGCCATTTCAATTGGCCATCAAGCAGGGACACATTGAGATGGTCAAAGTGCTGCTGCCGTTCAGCAAAATGGAACACTTGGATATCAACAGCAACTCGGTGTTTCACTATGCAGCCAGCACAACCAAAGAGATCATTAAT CTGCTCACCGACAATAATATCGTTAACCTGAACCACCTCAATTCGGATGGCTACACGCCGCTGCACCTGGCATGCGTCACCGACAAGCCGGATAATGTGAAGGCGCTGCTGCTAGCCGGCGCCGATGTCAATCTGAATGCCAAGAACATTAGTAAACTGTATAAAACATCGACGCCCACATCGGTGGCCTCCTTCTTGCGCACCAATGCCAGCAAACTCTACACGCAGGATATGAAGTACGGTGGCACACCGTTGCATTGGTGCTCCTCCCGGGAAACGTTGCATGCGCTAATCATGGAAGGTTGCGATGTCAATGCCACCAACTTTGATGGACGCACTGCATTGCATGTGATGGTGGCACGCAATCGTTTCGAGTGCGTCGTCACGTTGCTCGCCCACGATGCGGATATTGATGTGCTGGACACGGAAGGCAATGCTGCGTTGCATATTGCCATTGAGAAGAAACTGGTGCCAATTGTGCAGTGTCTTGTGGTCTTTGGCTGTGACATTAATCTGAAGAACAAAGATGGCAAAACACCTCGTCACATGGTAGGCAACGATGCCAGTGGCAATAAAGAGGATGAAATATTGTACATATTGCATTCGGTGGGTGCCAAACGCTGCTCGAACAGCAGCTCCAAATGTCCGCCTGGCTGCAATGCGAAGGGCACCTACAATGGCATACCGCCGGAGGCGCCCGAATCTGTGGAACAGCGTGAGCACATTGAAAACATGTTGGCGACAACCAGTCGTCAAGTGGTCAGCGGTTTCCTCGGCGCAGCAGCGAATGGTTTACTGGACAAGCAACAGCCACCACCACA AATGCCCGTTGTCGTGGACACGGAGAAGGAGCAAAAGGGTCAGAGCATCATGGACGCTTTGCTGGGCATGTTTACCACCAAAGTGAATGCAGAGGAAATCAAGAAGGACAACTCATCGGGCAGTTTAGCCAGTGCCACAGCGACGCCACCCTCTGGCGCTGCCAGCCCCGAACAATTGCCCTCGCCCACATCACCAATAGCCGCCGAGGTGGGCGACAAGCCCTATGGTCGTGGTCGTCTGCTGTGCTTGGATGGCGGCGGCATACGTGGCCTGGTCTTGGTGCAAATGCTGCTCGAGGTGGAGAAACTCTCGCGCACGCCCATCATCCATATGTTTGACTGGATTGCCGGCACCAGCACTGGAGGCATCTTGGCCTTGGGACTTGGTTGCGGCAAGACGATGCGGCAGTGCATGGGATTGTATTTGCGCATGAAGGAGCAATGCTTTGTGGGCTCGCGTCCCTACAATAGCGAATACTTTGAGGCGATACTTAAAGATAATCTCGGCGAGTTCAATGTGATGACGGACATTAAACATCCCAAGATCATGGTCACTGGCGTCATGGCCGATCGCAAACCCGTCGATCTCCATCTGTTTCGCAATTACACGAGTGCCAGCGACATTCTGGGCATTGTGACTTCCATAA GCAACCGTCGCATACCGCCACCACAACCAGAGGAGCAGCTGGTGTGGCGAGCTGCACGTGCCACGGGAGCAGCTCCCTCGTATTTCCGTGCATTTGGTCGGTTCCTGGATGGCGGTTTGATTGCCAACAATCCCACGCTGGATGCCATGACTGAAATACATGAATATAATATGGCCCTGCGTAGTGCAGGTCGCGAATCGGAAGCTGTGCCCGTTTCCGTGGTGGTTTCATTGGGCACCGGTCATATACCGGTGACCGAACTCAAGGACATCGATGTGTTCCGGCCAGAGAGTATCTGGGATACCGCCAAGTTGGCCTACGGCATTTCAACTATTG GCAATCTACTTGTGGATCAAGCCACCTGCTCCGATGGTCGTGTCGTGGATCGTGCACGCGCCTGGTGCAGCACCATTGGCATCCCGTACTATCGTTTCAATCCTCAGCTGAGCGAGGACATTGCCATGGACGAGAAGGACGATCAGAAGCTGATCAATATGCTGTGGCACACCAAGGCGTATATGCACAATAATCGCAACAAAATCATCGAGATGATTAATTTCCTGAAATAG